A window of the Isosphaera pallida ATCC 43644 genome harbors these coding sequences:
- the yidD gene encoding membrane protein insertion efficiency factor YidD: MCASPDTPDSHARLGPVSRLISAGLIGMTRLYQFTLSPVFTLLVGPVCRFEPTCSHYMIQAIQKHGPWRGLLKGLRRLSRCHPWGGHGYDPP, translated from the coding sequence ATGTGCGCGTCGCCCGACACCCCGGATTCTCACGCCCGGCTTGGCCCAGTTTCCCGTCTGATCTCCGCCGGCTTAATCGGCATGACCCGGCTTTATCAGTTCACTTTGAGTCCTGTGTTCACGCTGCTGGTCGGTCCGGTTTGCCGCTTCGAGCCGACCTGCAGCCACTACATGATCCAGGCGATTCAGAAACATGGACCTTGGCGCGGCTTGCTCAAAGGGTTGCGTCGTCTAAGCCGTTGCCATCCCTGGGGAGGTCATGGTTACGACCCCCCGTAA